A portion of the Salminus brasiliensis chromosome 11, fSalBra1.hap2, whole genome shotgun sequence genome contains these proteins:
- the LOC140565497 gene encoding uncharacterized protein isoform X1, which yields MYPSTVSCAGVCTGSDTPMRGRRPRPSAAKGAHQSDETKKEAREEEEDDINSSLCPLCGRGFDMPLLLPCSHTLCGRCLTEGARLDKRRPVARGVPNAFRPICAVLCPCCCHGVELPCFDWTSATRCLPIDPTVAVDLECGALKCQGTREQEGDDSEDRIRVKATATPDDSVDLSEEEMESSVLGLIFALDSSSAVPPLHLSNSALTATFRGNTGPWGSYGEQCRCQDPCAPLPQVCGNVVIHRGQYYWEVDVCNSALYRIGVSSLAGDQTWWFERCGPAFHAVFDGRHELLPSVPPQLKTVGVFLNVGGLSLTFHNPLTQELLTAIPARFTPPLCPAIQLGHGKLKLRPGLPPPSHVFLSCGSAYRGPEGAGRGRWRQDVPFSSVRTVIQKFEEMAASDTDSGLMSGYSSSSTLASLPESSPAPGRGHPAGQEP from the exons atgtatccctccaccgtaTCCTGTGCGGGAGTGTGTACGGGCAGCGATACACCAATGAGAGGAAGACGACCTCGCCCCAGCGCAGCAAAAGGAGCGCACCAATCGGACGAGACGAAAAAGGAAgcgagagaagaagaagaagatgacaTTAACTCGTCCTTGTGTCCCTTGTGTGGGCGTGGCTTCGACATGCCCCTCCTCCTgccctgctcacacacactgtgtggacGGTGCCTGACCGAAGGGGCGAGGTTAGACAAACGTAGGCCTGTGGCAAGGGGCGTGCCCAACGCCTTCCGCCCGATCTGCGCAGTCCTTTGTCCATGTTGTTGCCATGGCGTTGAATTGCCCTGCTTTGATTGGACGTCTGCTACTCGATGCTTACCCATCGACCCAACAGTGGCCGTCGACCTGGAATGTGGTGCCCTGAAGTGTCAGGGTACGAGAGAACAGGAGGGAGATGATAGCGAAGATAGAATTAGGGTGAAGGCGACAGCTACACCAG ATGACAGTGTGGATCTTTCTGAGGAGGAGATGGAAAGCTCCGTACTGG GTCTGATCTTTGCTCTAgactcctcctctgctgtgCCTCCCCTTCACCTCTCAAACTCCGCCCTCACTGCCACCTTCAGGGGTAACACCGGTCCATGGGGCAGCTACGGCGAGCAGTGCCGGTGTCAGGACCCCTGTGCGCCCCTCCCTCAAGTGTGTGGGAATGTGGTTATCCACAGAGGCCAGTACTACTGGGAGGTTGACGTGTGTAACAGCGCCCTCTACAGGATCG GTGTAAGCTCATTGGCTGGCGACCAGACATGGTGGTTCGAGAGGTGTGGTCCCGCGTTCCATGCTGTTTTCGACGGACGCCATGAGCTCCTCCCCTCCGTCCCTCCCCAGCTGAAGACGGTGGGCGTGTTCTTGAACGTGGGCGGATTGTCCCTCACCTTCCACAACCCTTTAACTCAAGAACTCCTCACCGCAATACCTGCACGCTTCACCCCGCCCCTTTGCCCTGCCATTCAGCTGGGCCACGGCAAGCTCAAGCTCCGCCCAGGCCTGCCGCCCCCGAGCCACGTCTTCTTGAGCTGCGGCTCGGCCTACAGGGGTCCGGAAGGGGCGGGACGGGGCCGATGGAGGCAGGACGTCCCTTTCAGCTCAGTGAGGACCGTGATTCAGAAGTTTGAGGAGATGGCGGCATCGGACACTGACTCAGGCCTGATGTCTGGTTACAGCTCGAGCTCCACACTGGCCTCCTTGCCCGAGTCAAGCCCAGCCCCGGGTAGAGGGCACCCTGCTGGGCAAGAACCATAG
- the LOC140565497 gene encoding uncharacterized protein isoform X2, which yields MYPSTVSCAGVCTGSDTPMRGRRPRPSAAKGAHQSDETKKEAREEEEDDINSSLCPLCGRGFDMPLLLPCSHTLCGRCLTEGARLDKRRPVARGVPNAFRPICAVLCPCCCHGVELPCFDWTSATRCLPIDPTVAVDLECGALKCQGTREQEGDDSEDRIRVKATATPDDSVDLSEEEMESSVLGVSSLAGDQTWWFERCGPAFHAVFDGRHELLPSVPPQLKTVGVFLNVGGLSLTFHNPLTQELLTAIPARFTPPLCPAIQLGHGKLKLRPGLPPPSHVFLSCGSAYRGPEGAGRGRWRQDVPFSSVRTVIQKFEEMAASDTDSGLMSGYSSSSTLASLPESSPAPGRGHPAGQEP from the exons atgtatccctccaccgtaTCCTGTGCGGGAGTGTGTACGGGCAGCGATACACCAATGAGAGGAAGACGACCTCGCCCCAGCGCAGCAAAAGGAGCGCACCAATCGGACGAGACGAAAAAGGAAgcgagagaagaagaagaagatgacaTTAACTCGTCCTTGTGTCCCTTGTGTGGGCGTGGCTTCGACATGCCCCTCCTCCTgccctgctcacacacactgtgtggacGGTGCCTGACCGAAGGGGCGAGGTTAGACAAACGTAGGCCTGTGGCAAGGGGCGTGCCCAACGCCTTCCGCCCGATCTGCGCAGTCCTTTGTCCATGTTGTTGCCATGGCGTTGAATTGCCCTGCTTTGATTGGACGTCTGCTACTCGATGCTTACCCATCGACCCAACAGTGGCCGTCGACCTGGAATGTGGTGCCCTGAAGTGTCAGGGTACGAGAGAACAGGAGGGAGATGATAGCGAAGATAGAATTAGGGTGAAGGCGACAGCTACACCAG ATGACAGTGTGGATCTTTCTGAGGAGGAGATGGAAAGCTCCGTACTGG GTGTAAGCTCATTGGCTGGCGACCAGACATGGTGGTTCGAGAGGTGTGGTCCCGCGTTCCATGCTGTTTTCGACGGACGCCATGAGCTCCTCCCCTCCGTCCCTCCCCAGCTGAAGACGGTGGGCGTGTTCTTGAACGTGGGCGGATTGTCCCTCACCTTCCACAACCCTTTAACTCAAGAACTCCTCACCGCAATACCTGCACGCTTCACCCCGCCCCTTTGCCCTGCCATTCAGCTGGGCCACGGCAAGCTCAAGCTCCGCCCAGGCCTGCCGCCCCCGAGCCACGTCTTCTTGAGCTGCGGCTCGGCCTACAGGGGTCCGGAAGGGGCGGGACGGGGCCGATGGAGGCAGGACGTCCCTTTCAGCTCAGTGAGGACCGTGATTCAGAAGTTTGAGGAGATGGCGGCATCGGACACTGACTCAGGCCTGATGTCTGGTTACAGCTCGAGCTCCACACTGGCCTCCTTGCCCGAGTCAAGCCCAGCCCCGGGTAGAGGGCACCCTGCTGGGCAAGAACCATAG